The following nucleotide sequence is from Azoarcus sp. CIB.
TTGTCGAGGATCGCCGAGATGAAGAAGATCATCACCAGCAGGGCGAACGGGCCTTTCCAGTCGTGCGGCAGGAACTTGGGCAGGATCACCGGTACGTGGCTCTTCTCGAAGTGTCGCGCGAGGATTGCGAAGCCCATCAGCAGGCAGAACAGGTTGGCGAAGGTGACCCATTCGTGGCCGAGGTGGGCGAACCAACCGGCGACCCCGGCACCCGCGGCGAAACCGGTGAACACGATCTTGTACAGGCTGATGACGGTGAAGCCGGTCAGCGCGACGTACAGGGTGTAGTGGTGGAACAGCGCGACGCCGAGCAGCGTGAACGCGAACAGGATGAAATCGACGGGAATGCCAGCGAGTGAGGGAGTCATGATCGTTATGAGTTGGTCTTGTTCGGGCGAGGGGTCTCCTCCGCACGATCTTTTTCTTGGTTTGACGTGGAGAGCCTTGAATGATAATGCCTGTCAGGCTCTTGTGCGCGTCGCGCAGGATGCTTCCGCTTGCACTTTCGCGCGTCGTGGCGTGCGTGGCGCGTTAAAATCGCGCTTTTGCCTGCGATGGCCGCGATGGACAGAGTGTGGAAGCCGAATGTCACGGTGGCATCGGTGATCGAACGCGACGGACGTTTCCTGGTGGTCGAGGAAGAGACGGCCGACGGACTGCGTTTCAATCAGCCGGCCGGCCACCTCGAGGCGGGTGAGTCGCTGGTGGAGGCGGCGGCGCGCGAGACGCTGGAGGAAACGGCGCACCGCTTCGTGCCCGAGTATGTGGTCGGGATCTATCAGTGGCCCGTGCCTCAGGGTGAAATCACCTATCTGCGTTTCACCTTCGGCGGCACGGCCGGTGCGGAGGAGACAGGGCGCGAGCTCGATGCCGGCATCGTGCGGGCGTTGTGGCTGACGCGCGACGAACTGCTGGAGTGCCGCGCGCGGCATCGCAATCCGCTGGTGCTGCAGTGCGTCGATGACTGGATTGCGGGACGCCGCTACGCGCTCGACCTGATTCGGCATTATCCAGGCTGAGTGCCGACGCGATGCGTGTCGCGCTGCTCACCTGCGTGTCCACCTGCTTGCTCGCCGGGTTGCCGTTGGCGCAGGGGGCGGACGCGGTCGAGGTGTGCTTCGACTACGGTTGCGCGAGCCGGGTCGAGGTGGTGCTGGCCGAGGACGGGCTCGCCGATGTCGCGGACGTGCTGGCGCAGGCCGCGGATGCAGACTCGGAGCGCGCCGCCATTGCCCGGGCGGTGGGCATGATGCAGCGCCTCTCCGCCGGGCAGACCCCGATCGCGGCGGATCGCGGCGGCAATTACCGCGACGATGAGGTCGCGGGGCGCATGGACTGCATCGACCACTCGACCACGACGACGCATTTTCTCGAGCTGATGGCCGCGCGCGGCTGGCTGCGCTTTCATCGTGTGCTGGCGGTTGAGCGGCGGGCGCCTTATCTGGTGCTGCAGCACTTTTCCGCGGTGATCGAGGAAACGGATGCTGCGGGGCCGCGGCCGGCCGTGCCGGATGCGTCCGCGCCGGTCCCTGACTACATCGCACCCATGCTGGCGATGTGCGACTGCGGCGAAGTGCTGGCCGACATCGGGCCGGCCCTCGTCGCACGTCCGGAGCTGGAGTCGGATGAGGTGCCGGGGCACAATCCCGGCGCGCGCTTTGCGGTCGACAGCTGGTTCGTGGATCATGGCGAACCTGCGGTGGTGCTGCCGCTGGCGGAATGGCTGAATGGAGAAGGACCGAATGTCCAGTAAGAAGGACCCGAACGGGATGAAGGTGGTTGTCGGCATGTCCGGCGGCGTCGATTCCTCGGTGACCGCGCTGCTGCTGAAACAGCAGGGCTATCAGGTGACCGGCCTGTTCATGAAGAACTGGGAAGACGATGACGACGACGAGTACTGCTCGACGCGTCAGGATCTCGTCGACGTCGCGTCGGTGTGCGACGTGATCGGCATCGATCTCGAGGTCGTGAATTTCTCGGCCGAGTACAAGGACCGCGTGTTCGCCGATTTCCTGCGCGAATACGAGGCGGGGCGCACGCCGAACCCGGACATCCTGTGCAACTCGGAGATCAAGTTCCGCTGCTTCCTCGATCATGCGATGCAGCTTGGGGCGGACAAGATCGCGACCGGGCACTACGCGGGCGTGCGCGAGTGGGTCAATGACGGGCGCGCCGAATACCAGCTGCTGAAGGCCGAGGACGGCACCAAGGACCAGAGCTACTTCCTCTACCGCCTGACGCAGGCGCAGCTCGCGAAGACGCTGTTTCCGCTGGGCAGCCTGTACAAGCGCGAGGTGCGCAGGATCGCGGCCGATGCCGGCCTGCATGTCGCCGAGAAGAAGGATTCGACGGGCATCTGCTTCATCGGCGAGCGGCCGTTCCGCGAGTTCCTGATGCGCTATCTGCCGACGAAGCCGGGCGAGATCCGCAACCTCGACGACGGGCGCGTGCTCGGCGAGCATCAGGGGCTGATGTACCACACCATCGGCCAGAGGAAGGGCCTGCACATCGGCGGCATCAAGGGCAAGCAGGACGAGGCGGGCGAGCACGACGCGTGGTATGTCGCCGCGAAGGACGTGAAGGCGAACGTGCTCTACGTCGTGCAGGGACACGAGCATCCGGCGCTGCTGAAGAGCAGCCTGACGGCGACGGAACTCAACTGGATTTCGGGGCGCGATCCGCACACCCACTGGGTGTATACGGCCAAGCCGCGCTACCGCACCCCGGACATGCCGTGCGAAATTGATGCGCTGAGGGACGCACTGAGTGCCGCGCCGGGCGACCGCCGTGCCGAGATCGTGTTCGCCCAGCCGCAGTGGGCGCTGACGCCGGGGCAGAGTGTGGTGGTGTACGAATCGAAGGTGTGCCTGGGCGGCGGCGTGATCGTCTGAGCCGGCGCCCGGCGGCAGTTTGCGGACGCCCGGACGGCGACGATCGCCGTCCGGGCGTCGCCGTTTACGCGTTGCCCTTTTCGTCCTGGCCCTTCTGGTCGAGGCCGCCCTTCTTCAGGAGCTTGGCGACGAGGGAATTGACGCCGGATGCGGCATTGGCCCCGCCCGAGGCCTTCGCGAAGCGGTCGGGGGTGTCGGTATTCTTCATGCGGCTGTTGATCTTGAGGCCGTTGAGTTTCTCGAGGTCGGTCTTTTTCATTGCGTGTCGATCCTTGCCGCCGTGCGGGGCGTTGTGGGGGGCGGTTGTGCCGGATGCGCTCAGGGGGCGACCGGCGAGGGGTGCAGGCGCAGACAGAGGCCGCTGCGCCAGTGTTCGCAGCGTTCGACGTATTCGCGCGTGCTCTTGGGCATGGGCACGCGGGCGCGGGTGATGTAGCTCACGAGGTCGCGCCCCTGCACGATCAGGTTCATGCCGTCGACGGCGAGTTGCAGGTCTTCCGGCGTGGTCGCGCCGGCCAGGCGCGGCGTGACGCTGGCGAGCCTTTCCGCCGCAACGGCGAAGTCGGACCACACATCGAAGATCGCCGGGTCGGTGCGCAGCGTCTCGCACTTGACCTTGGCCGCGTCGGTGAAGCGCAGGGTCGGGTCCTCGATGCCTTCGAAGAAGCGCGAGCCGGCGAAGGTCTCGACCATCACGCCGCCGATGCGATCGATGTCGCGCAGGGTCTGCGAGATCTTGATATAGCGGCTGTCGTAGAAGGCTTCGATGGGGATCGAGAACGCACGGAAGGGTTCGCCCCACAGCTCGTCGATGCCTTCCTCTCCGCTGCGGTGGCGTACGAGCTTGCCGAGGTTGAGCGCTTCCTGCAGGCAGAAGCCGCATTCGCGCATCAGCGCGTTGTCGGTCTGGATCTCGATGCCGAGTTCCTGCATCTCCATCAGCTTGGTGAAGATGTCGGTGGCGCGGTTGAACAGCGCGCCGGCGAGCATTGCGCCCTTCACGCGCTTGCGGTCGGGGTCCTGCTCGGTGTCGTAGGATCCGCGGATTTCGGCGAGACGTTTGCCGGGGATGTTGATGCCGTGTTCGACATGGTTGAACAGGCGTCGCGTGAGCCCCTCGATCAGCTGCCGTTTCATGCGCAGCGAGTCGACCGGCGGTTCGTAGGCCTTGATCCAGTAGCCGTCGTAGAACACGCGTTCCACGCCGTCGATGACGCGCTTGGTGCCGTTGGTGACGGTAGTATTCATCTGTGGCATGCCCGGACGAGTTGAGCGGAAAACGCGGGCGGGCGAACGGCGCCCTTGTCGCAGGGCGAATCTTACGGCAAGCGCCGCGTCAGCGATGTCGATTCGCGGACATTTTTTGCGCTGCGCAAAGGGGCGCCGCGGCGGCCGCAACCGGGCCGTGATGTGGCCACGATGCGGCCGGCCTCAGGCGAGGTCGGGGGGGACGACGGCACGCAGCACGGTCTGGGTTTCGCCCTCGCGCACGCGGTTGCTGAACCACCACAGGGCGCCCTTCTTGATCGTCCAGTCGGCTTCCACGCCCGCGAGCAGCAGGGCGGCCATGCGGCCGAGCACGGGTTGATGGCCGACGACGAGGCAGGGTCCGGCGGAGTCGGGCCAGCCGGTGGCGGCGAGCAGGTCGGCGACGCTGCCTTCGGGCCCCAGCGAGGGGACGATCTCGAAGCGGTCGGCGAAGGCGCTTGCGGTCTGGCGGGTGCGCACGGTCGGGCTGACGAGCACGCGCAGGCGCTTGGGGCGGCGCTCTGCCAGCCAGGCGGCCATGCGCTGCGCCTGGCGCCGGCCGCGCTCGGTGAGTTCGCGCGTGTGGTCGGGACTGCCGTCGACCGCTTCGGCATGGCGCCACAGCAACAGGTCCATCGTGTCCTCCGTGTCCAAAGGGGCGATAGCCTATGGGGCGAGTGTTGCCGCGCGATGACGGCTCAGCCGCGCGCCGCGGCCCACGGGGCGTCTTCGCGCAGCAGGCGCGTGACGTCGCGCAGCGCGCGGCGGCCGAGGCGGGCGTAGCCGGGCCCGTGCCAGCCGCACACGAAGGCCGCCGCGGCGCGCAGTTGCGCGTCTTCGCC
It contains:
- a CDS encoding histidine phosphatase family protein; the protein is MDLLLWRHAEAVDGSPDHTRELTERGRRQAQRMAAWLAERRPKRLRVLVSPTVRTRQTASAFADRFEIVPSLGPEGSVADLLAATGWPDSAGPCLVVGHQPVLGRMAALLLAGVEADWTIKKGALWWFSNRVREGETQTVLRAVVPPDLA
- the mnmA gene encoding tRNA 2-thiouridine(34) synthase MnmA; the protein is MKVVVGMSGGVDSSVTALLLKQQGYQVTGLFMKNWEDDDDDEYCSTRQDLVDVASVCDVIGIDLEVVNFSAEYKDRVFADFLREYEAGRTPNPDILCNSEIKFRCFLDHAMQLGADKIATGHYAGVREWVNDGRAEYQLLKAEDGTKDQSYFLYRLTQAQLAKTLFPLGSLYKREVRRIAADAGLHVAEKKDSTGICFIGERPFREFLMRYLPTKPGEIRNLDDGRVLGEHQGLMYHTIGQRKGLHIGGIKGKQDEAGEHDAWYVAAKDVKANVLYVVQGHEHPALLKSSLTATELNWISGRDPHTHWVYTAKPRYRTPDMPCEIDALRDALSAAPGDRRAEIVFAQPQWALTPGQSVVVYESKVCLGGGVIV
- a CDS encoding NUDIX hydrolase encodes the protein MDRVWKPNVTVASVIERDGRFLVVEEETADGLRFNQPAGHLEAGESLVEAAARETLEETAHRFVPEYVVGIYQWPVPQGEITYLRFTFGGTAGAEETGRELDAGIVRALWLTRDELLECRARHRNPLVLQCVDDWIAGRRYALDLIRHYPG